AAGACCTGGCCATTAAAAATAATTTACTCAAGTATGAGGATGATTATAAGATTTTGGCAGAAAAGCGGTTTAGAGATTTCTTTTCTGAATATACGATTCAAGTAGGTAGTACAGGAAATCTAGGGCTAAGCATCGGTATCATGAGTGCTAAGGTTGGATTTAAAGTGGTTGTCCATATGTCGGCAGATGCAAGACAGTGGAAAAAGGATCTGTTAAGGTCCAAGGGCGTTACTGTGGTGGAATATGCATCGGACTACTCAAAGGCAGTAGAAGAGGGAAGAAAACTATCGGATGCAGATCCCAATAGTTATTTCATCGATGATGAAAACTCAAAAAATTTGTTTATGGGATATGCCGTAGGAGGAATTCGAACGAAGAAGCAATTAGAGGATATGGGGATTATAATCAATGAAGAAAATCCGCTATTTGTATACCTTCCTTGCGGCGTCGGCGGCGGACCTGGCGGTGTTGCCTATGGTTTAAAGCTGGTGTATGGTGACCATGTACAATGTTATTTTGCAGAGCCGACCCATTCTCCTGCCATGCTTTTAGGACTAGCTACTGGCAAACATGATGGGATCGCTGTAGAGGATATCGGATTGGATAATAAAACTGCTGCCGATGGATTGGCTGTGGGGCGCCCTTCATCCTTCGTAGGAAAAATCATGGAGGAAACCTTAAGTGGGGCCTTTACCATATCCGATGAAAGAATGTACCAGCTATTGGCCACTCTTGTAGATGAGGAAAACATTCATATAGAGCCATCCTCCTTGGCCGGATTCCTAGGACCCATCTTCCTTTCCGATCGAGACCAAAATGAAAACGCCACCCATCTATGCTGGTCCACAGGTGGCAGTTTAGTGCCTGAAACCATAAGAAAAGAATACTATGCAGAAGGAAAAAAACAGCAGGAAATCTAAGGGAATGAGTTGAATGCGTAATCAATTTTATAAATCTTTAATCCAAACAGGGCTAGGCCCTGTTTTTCTATAGAATTCCGGAGAGAATTGTTTGGAAGAAGCTGTGTTATTAAAAATAACAATACAATAAAAAGTTTAAAACACCTATTGACTTTAACGCTACGTAAATGTGTATATT
Above is a genomic segment from Alkaliphilus oremlandii OhILAs containing:
- a CDS encoding D-serine ammonia-lyase; translated protein: MEDKNSVLLEELKNLKETIWVNPKYKAFDLVKEKLPVSYEDVLEAEERFKRFSSYLKAVFPETVEGIIESPISPIDHMKKRMEKDYHKKIYGNLILKRDDLLPIAGSIKARGGIYEVLKHAEDLAIKNNLLKYEDDYKILAEKRFRDFFSEYTIQVGSTGNLGLSIGIMSAKVGFKVVVHMSADARQWKKDLLRSKGVTVVEYASDYSKAVEEGRKLSDADPNSYFIDDENSKNLFMGYAVGGIRTKKQLEDMGIIINEENPLFVYLPCGVGGGPGGVAYGLKLVYGDHVQCYFAEPTHSPAMLLGLATGKHDGIAVEDIGLDNKTAADGLAVGRPSSFVGKIMEETLSGAFTISDERMYQLLATLVDEENIHIEPSSLAGFLGPIFLSDRDQNENATHLCWSTGGSLVPETIRKEYYAEGKKQQEI